A segment of the Desulfofundulus kuznetsovii DSM 6115 genome:
AAGGTGGCGATTTTTCCATGTTATGAGGCCGGCGGTGACGTTAACGCATCGCCGGCCTCATATTTTTCACCAGCAAAGGGAAATTAGAATACCTCCCGGGTAATAATGGTTTCCTCCCGCCCGGGACCGACGCCAATAATGGCTATGGGAACGCCCACCAGCTCGCTGATGCGCTCCAGGTACCGCCGGGCACTGGCGGGCAGGTCCTCATAACGCCGGGCCCGGCTGATGTCTTCCTGCCAGCCGGGCCACTCCTCGTAAACCGGCTCGCAGGCCGCCAGCACTTTGAGGGTGGCCGGAAACTCGGTTAAGATTTCCCCCTTGTAGCGGTAGGCAGTGCACAGGCGGATGGTCTCCAAACCGGTAAGTACGTCCAGCTTGGTGATGGCCAGGTACTCCAGGCCGTTGATCCGCACCGCATAACGGGCCACCACGGCGTCAAACCAGCCGCAGCGGCGCGGCCGTCCGGTGGTGGTGCCAAATTCCCCACCCCGGGTGCGGATATGGTCCCCCAGGGCATCTTTTAGCTCTGTGGGGAAGGGGCCTTCACCCACCCTGGTGACATAGGCCTTGGCCACACCCATCACCCGGTCAATGCGGGTGGGACCAATGCCCGCACCGGTACAGGCACCGGCGGCCACGGGATGGGACGAGGTTACGTAGGGGTAAGTACCGTGATCCACGTCCAGGAGGGTCCCCTGGGCACCTTCAAAAAGGACCTTCTTGCCCTGCTCAATGGCTTCGTTCACGATGACGGACACATCGGCCACGAAAGGTTTCAACCTGCGGCCATAGCTTAAATAGGTGGGCAAAATGTCCTCCAGCTTAAATTCCTTGCTATGGTAAATCTCCCGGAAGAGCTGGTTCTTGTTTTCGAGATTCCGTTCCAGCAGGCCCGGAAATTCTTCCTCATCCACCAGCTCGGCCATGCGAATGCCCACCCGGGCAATCTTATCGGTGTAAGCCGGACCGATGCCCCGGCAGGTGGTGCCGATGCGCCATGCGCCCTTTCTTTCTTCCTCGCACTGGTCCTGCCGCCGGTGGTAGGGGAGAATGACATGGGCACGGGGACTGATGCGCAGGTTGGCCGTGGAAATCCCCCGGGCGGCCAGGTTATCGAGCTCGTTCAGGAGGACCTCGGGATCAACCACCACACCGTTTCCAATCAAGCACAGTTTATCGGGGTACAGGATGCCCGAAGGAACCAGATGCAGCTTGAACTGCTGACCCGCCACAACCACCGTGTGGCCGGCGTTGTTGCCGCCCTGGTAACGCACAATGAGGTCGGCCTTTTCAGCCAGAAAGTCCGTAATTTTTCCCTTCCCCTCGTCTCCCCACTGGGCACCCACCAGCACTAGCGTTGACATGCTCTATCTATCCCCCCACTTTTTCAGGATCTCCCGCGCCGCCACAATCCCGGACACCGACGCCTGGGCCAGACCCCTGGTTACTCCCGCCCCGTCTCCGGCGGCAAAGAGATTTTGTACCTGGGTTTCCAGGCCCCGGGTCAGGGCCAGGCGGGAAGAATAAAATTTCACTTCCACCCCGTAAAGGAGGGTGTAACGGGAATAGATTCCCGGCGCGACTTCGTCCATGGCTCTCAACATTTCCACAATGGCCACCAGATGCCGGTAAGGGAAAACCAGGCTCAGGTCTCCCGGCGTGGCCTTGGTCAGGGTGGGAACGGTGAGGCACTTGCGCATCCTTTCTTCCGTGCTCCGCCTCCCGGCCAGGAGGTCGCCCAGCCGCTGGACGATAACCCCGCCGCCCAGCAGGTTGGCCAGGCTGGCAATATACTTGCCGTAGGCAATGGGCTCTTTAAAGGGCTCGGTGAAGGTTTTGCTGACCAGAACCGCAAAGTTGGTATTGCCGGTTTTACGGTAGGCATGGGTGTGGCCGTTGACGGTAACCAGGCCGTCGTTATTCTCCATGACCACCTCACCGTAGGGGTTCATACAAAAGGTGCGCACTTTATCGTCAAAGGCCCGGGAATAATAGATAAACTTGGCTTCATAGAAGACCCGGGTCAGGGGTTCCATCACCGGCGCCGGCACTTCCACCCGCACGCCGATATCCACCGGGTTGACCACCGTGGTCAGTCCCAGCATCTGGGCCTGCCGGGCCAGCCACTCGGCCCCTTCCCGGCCGGGGGCTAGAATCACATGGCGGCCGTAAATGATTTCTCCCCCGGTGGTAATTATGCCCCGTACTTGATTATTTTCTGCCAGGACGGATTCCACCGGACAGGAGGTGCGGATTTCCACCCCCGCGGCCAGCAGGTATTGTTTCATGCGAGCCAGAATCTCCTGGCATCGGCCGGTACCCAGGTGGCGAATGGCTACGGGGATCAGCTTGAGTTCCGCCTGGGCGGCCCGGTGCTGGAACTCCTCGATGGCTTCCGCATGCTCCAGGCCGTAGACCATTTCCGGCGCCCCAAATTCCCGGTAGATTCTATCCACATAGTCAATCAGCTCGCCAAGAGCTTCTTCCCCGATATACTGCTCCAGGCTGCCCCCAATTTCGGTGGACAGGGTCAGCTTGCCGTCGCTGAAGGCTCCGGCGCCACCCCAGCCGCAGATGGTGGAGCAGGGGTTGCAGTGAAAACAGGCGTTATTCTTTTCTCTGGAGGGACATTTGCGCTCTTCCAAATCCCGCCCTTTTTCCAGCATAAGGATTTTTAAGCCGCCTTTTTGCCTGACCAGCTCCAGGGCAGTAAAAATGCCGGCGGGACCTGCACCGACAATTATCACGTCGTAAACCTGTTCCATTTTCATCCCCCCTTGCGCAAACCCCCGGGCATGTTCGTTTTTTCACCATTCAGAACATAAAAAGAACCCAAATGCCCGGGCCATCATGCCAAACACGTTGATTTTAGCAAAGTAACAGGGGTATGTCAAGAGAAACTCCCTTTATTTGTCAATGGACAGTGAAACTCTCTTTATTAAACTTTAAACTGGAACCGCTAGAAACCCCGGTGCTTATCCGCCATTATTTTATCACATTAAACTTGAAAAAGAAATGCCAGCGCCCGGGATACACGCATCTGTTTTC
Coding sequences within it:
- a CDS encoding adenylosuccinate synthase produces the protein MSTLVLVGAQWGDEGKGKITDFLAEKADLIVRYQGGNNAGHTVVVAGQQFKLHLVPSGILYPDKLCLIGNGVVVDPEVLLNELDNLAARGISTANLRISPRAHVILPYHRRQDQCEEERKGAWRIGTTCRGIGPAYTDKIARVGIRMAELVDEEEFPGLLERNLENKNQLFREIYHSKEFKLEDILPTYLSYGRRLKPFVADVSVIVNEAIEQGKKVLFEGAQGTLLDVDHGTYPYVTSSHPVAAGACTGAGIGPTRIDRVMGVAKAYVTRVGEGPFPTELKDALGDHIRTRGGEFGTTTGRPRRCGWFDAVVARYAVRINGLEYLAITKLDVLTGLETIRLCTAYRYKGEILTEFPATLKVLAACEPVYEEWPGWQEDISRARRYEDLPASARRYLERISELVGVPIAIIGVGPGREETIITREVF
- a CDS encoding NAD(P)/FAD-dependent oxidoreductase, translated to MEQVYDVIIVGAGPAGIFTALELVRQKGGLKILMLEKGRDLEERKCPSREKNNACFHCNPCSTICGWGGAGAFSDGKLTLSTEIGGSLEQYIGEEALGELIDYVDRIYREFGAPEMVYGLEHAEAIEEFQHRAAQAELKLIPVAIRHLGTGRCQEILARMKQYLLAAGVEIRTSCPVESVLAENNQVRGIITTGGEIIYGRHVILAPGREGAEWLARQAQMLGLTTVVNPVDIGVRVEVPAPVMEPLTRVFYEAKFIYYSRAFDDKVRTFCMNPYGEVVMENNDGLVTVNGHTHAYRKTGNTNFAVLVSKTFTEPFKEPIAYGKYIASLANLLGGGVIVQRLGDLLAGRRSTEERMRKCLTVPTLTKATPGDLSLVFPYRHLVAIVEMLRAMDEVAPGIYSRYTLLYGVEVKFYSSRLALTRGLETQVQNLFAAGDGAGVTRGLAQASVSGIVAAREILKKWGDR